Genomic segment of Deinococcota bacterium:
TCCATCTCCTCGGGGTCGCCCGGCACCACCAGCGGGTTGGTGGGCGGCGCCAGATCGCCCCACTCGGCGACGAAGAAGTGGCCGGCGTACTCATCCCAGCCCTCAGGGGCCACGTCCAGCTGCGAGGGCGAGGAGTGCACGGGGTGGCGGCCCACCACGTCCTCCCGGGGCGGCGCGGTGAGGCCGCTGGCCTCGTGGTCGATGACGAAGGTGAGCGTCCTGCCGATCTCCTCGTCGCTGCCCCGGAAGACGGCTGGTTGCAGGTCCTCCCCGGCCTCGTCGGGAATATCGAACTGCGGTTCGGTCAGCGGCAGGCGCCCGGCCGAGAAGTCGGGGAAGCCGTACCAGACGCCCTGCTGCACGCGCAGGGTGGCGTCCATCTCGTCTTGGACCGGGCGGGCGCCGCGCACGTCGTAGCCGTTCTCGCCGACGAACATCTCGCCCTCAGCGTTCCAGGCGATGCCGATGGGCTGACGCATGCCCCAGGCGAACCTCTCCAGCGTACCTTCGGCGTCGTCGGGGTCAAAGGAGAAGACCGCGCCGCCACACTTCTCTTCACCTGGGACGACCTCTCCCGGCTGGGTCGCCTGACCAAAGGGCACGAACGCGCCGGTCAGGATCATTGGCCCCTCTTCGTCTTCGCCGTTCTCATTCTCGTCCAT
This window contains:
- a CDS encoding sugar dehydrogenase — encoded protein: MTKNPSRRTPLWALALLGFITLLSLALGLAQTTETAQDSVLELPEGFTAEKVADGLTFPTSVAWDDQGRMWVAEAGGGFQPEQLEPSRLLRLENGSVAETIELSEHLIPPVVGLTFHDGHFYITHRDVSDMTGAVSRVAMDGTVEQILTGFRDARAEHFMNGIEVGPDGRLYFGVGQAGNSGVMGMDVGPFIEMNPDLHSVPCEDLTLLGHNFMVPDFRAMDENENGEDEEGPMILTGAFVPFGQATQPGEVVPGEEKCGGAVFSFDPDDAEGTLERFAWGMRQPIGIAWNAEGEMFVGENGYDVRGARPVQDEMDATLRVQQGVWYGFPDFSAGRLPLTEPQFDIPDEAGEDLQPAVFRGSDEEIGRTLTFVIDHEASGLTAPPREDVVGRHPVHSSPSQLDVAPEGWDEYAGHFFVAEWGDLAPPTNPLVVPGDPEEM